The genomic segment GCGTGAACAAGCCTCTATCGATAGCGGCGGCGACCGTCAACGCCTTCAGGGTCGAACCTGGCTCATACACATCTGTTAGAGCCCGATTCCTGACCGCGCTTTGATCGGCCGACCGGAAGTTGTTTGGATCGAACCCAGGGTAGGAAGCCATCGCATAGATGCTGCCATCATTTGCATCCATCACAATCACATTACCGCCGATAGCGCCTGAGGATTTTACCGTCTCGGCCAGCACCATTTGTGCTTTATGCTGAATGTCTTTGTCGATCGTGAGCTGTATGTCTTCGCCATCGACGGGCAGCTCTGTATGGCTCACGCCGCCCGGAATAGGTCGACCAGAGGGGTCTCGCTCAGCGATGATACGACCAGGAGTGCCTGCCAGCACATCGTCGTACTGTTTTTCGATGCCGGTAAGACCTATGTTGTCGACGCCTACGAACCCGAGAACCTGAGCCGCAAGCTCGCCGAAGGGATAGACACGGCGGGAGTCATCGAGAAAGCCGATACCGGCAAGATCCAGCTCCTTTAGTGCGTTGGCCCGCTCGATATCGACCTTTCTGGCGATGTAGACGAATCCGGCATCCCGGCGAAGCTTCTCCTCATACTCAGCAGCATTGCCGCCGAGTATGGTCGAAAGCGACTTTGCAGTTGCAGCAGGATCCTTTACGAATCTAGGGGATGCATATATGGAGCGTGCCTCTACGCTGATGGCCAGCGGTTCGCCTTCACGGTCAAATATCGTGCCCCGCCGAGGCAGAAGCTCCAAATCTCTTGTCCGCTGCTCTTCGGCTAACTTTGCAAACGCAGGAGCCTCGATGACGTGCAGCTCGACCAGACGAGCGGATATGGCGAGCAGGGCCAGCGTGACCGCAACCCACAGAAAGATGAAACGACCGCTGCCTGAGGTTGACTTCGCGCGTTTCTTGCGCCTCTCGCCCAACATTCCTCCTGTAAACGTGCAGTGCTAACCCGAACTACCTTGGTGCTGCCGCCTCTGCGTCCTCCATCGAAGTCGCCTGGGCGGGAGAGTTATTCTCAGCGAGGATCGGCTCGCGGACCCTCGTGTTCACAGCCAGATAGCTCACCTGAGTGGCCGGCATCATATTTAGCGATCCGGCCGCTATCGACTCGATCCGGGAAGGTGTGGCAAGATTTATGCGACTCAGCTCTAGAATCTCGCCTCTTTCGCGCTCATCTTCGATCTCGGCGGCAAGGCGCGCTTGCTCAAAGGTTAGCTCGGCAGCGTTAGCCATAATTGTCACCCTGCCGATACCAAAGATAGCCAACAACACCATAAATAGAGTTGCGAACTGGAATATCATGCGACTGCGGCTATCCGCGTTATGCCGTTTTTTTGAACAAGCTGCGACGCCCATCTTCCTCTCCTGTTCGCTCTTCCTTGCCGCAAAATGATGCAATGCGGGCTAGATCTTCTCTGCGACCCTCAGTCTTGCGCTGCGAGATCTGGGGTTCACTTCTATTTCTGCGGCGGTTGGAACCACCGGCTTTCCTGTAATTGTCCGGAGTTTCGGCACTTTTCCACATGCGCACACCGGCATTGCCGGAGGGCACTTACAGCGGTCCTGCAAATCGGTAATAACGCGCTTTACGATCTTGTCCTCAAGCGAGTGGTAGCTTATGACCACCAACCGTCCGCCTGGCGCCAACCATCTGACTGCCGTATGAAGCGCCTTTTCCAAGACCTCCAGCTCAGAGTTGACCTCGATTCGCAGGGCCTGAAAGGTCCTTCGCGCAGGGTGCGGTCCCTGTCGGCGCGCGGCTGCGGGAACAG from the Actinomycetota bacterium genome contains:
- a CDS encoding penicillin-binding protein 2: MGERRKKRAKSTSGSGRFIFLWVAVTLALLAISARLVELHVIEAPAFAKLAEEQRTRDLELLPRRGTIFDREGEPLAISVEARSIYASPRFVKDPAATAKSLSTILGGNAAEYEEKLRRDAGFVYIARKVDIERANALKELDLAGIGFLDDSRRVYPFGELAAQVLGFVGVDNIGLTGIEKQYDDVLAGTPGRIIAERDPSGRPIPGGVSHTELPVDGEDIQLTIDKDIQHKAQMVLAETVKSSGAIGGNVIVMDANDGSIYAMASYPGFDPNNFRSADQSAVRNRALTDVYEPGSTLKALTVAAAIDRGLFTPESVFDLPATIQIGGRTIGEARRREFARMDLTEILAFSSNVGSVKLGMAMGPETLYDYFDRFGLNEAPGIDFPGQSRGVLIPVDQWSPSTLGTLTYGQGISLTPMQLARAMCAIANGGTLPAPHLLSSADGAQTTGPRAISESTSATMREMLVSAVTSGTGSAAAMPGYSVAGKTGTALKIKEDGSGYAKGKYIASFAGFLPAGDPQVVILVNIDEPGGNAFGGVVAAPAFRRIAEFVVSHIGISPQPERQIDDTTTVGADVL